From a single Solanum dulcamara chromosome 4, daSolDulc1.2, whole genome shotgun sequence genomic region:
- the LOC129886723 gene encoding uncharacterized protein LOC129886723 isoform X2 — MDDSMKQLQEKLIEVEIEGESLLLARQQLVENDRVRNGNREALTALRRRAKTTKTSVLTPFESIMKDVESRPLVKEVCPTCGNHDSKEKTWVMFPGTDVFANIPFHAAHTILEKGQPIMTCHSRMVLLRVGKDFMQVEALE, encoded by the exons ATGGACGACTCAATGAAGCAATTACAAGAAAAGCTTATTGAGGTTGAAATTGAAGGTGAAAGTCTTTTATTAGCTCGGCAACAG TTAGTTGAAAATGATAGAGTGAGGAATGGGAACAGGGAAGCATTAACTGCATTGAGGAGGAGGGCTAAGACGACAAAAACTAGCGTTCTTACACCTTTTGAGTCAATAATGAAGGATGTTGAATCAAGACCGTTGGTGAAAGAGGTTTGTCCAACGTGTGGTAATCATGATTCAAAGGAGAAGACTTGGGTCATGTTCCCGGGAACTGATGTATTTGCCAATATTCCTTTCCATGCTGCTCATACCATTCTGGAGAAAG GCCAACCCATCATGACTTGCCACTCTAGGATGGTCTTATTGAGAGTAGGAAAGGATTTTATGCAAGTTGAAGCACTGGAATGA
- the LOC129884785 gene encoding malate dehydrogenase, cytoplasmic-like isoform X1 — protein sequence MEYWVSIEKPIVLLGCAYLSWKIVRHIWSFLNIEKDPITVLVTGAAGQIGYALVPMIARGAMLGLDQPVIIHMLDIEPAAEALKGVKMELIDAAFPLLKDVVATTDVVEACKGVNVAVMVGGFPRKEGMERKDVMSKNVSIYKAQASALEQHAAPDCKVLVVANPANTNALILKEFAPSFPAKNITCLTRLDHNRALGQVSERLNVHVGDVKNVTIWGNHSSTQYPDVNHATVKTAAGEKPVRELVADDQWLNTEFITTVQQRGAAIIKARKLSSALSAASSACDHIRDWVLGTPKGTWVSMGVYSDGSYGVPGGLIYSFPVTCEKGEWSIVHGLKINEFSRAKIDATAKELVEEKSLAYSCLN from the exons ATGGAATACTGGGTATCAATTGAAAAGCCTATTGTTTTATTGGGTTGTGCATATTTGTCATGGAAGATTGTTAGGCATATATGGAGTTTCTTGAATATAGAAAAGGATCCCATTACAGTTCTTGTTACTGGTGCTGCAG GTCAAATTGGATATGCTCTTGTTCCAATGATCGCTAGAGGAGCCATGTTAGGCCTTGATCAACCTGTTATCATACACATGCTTGATATTGAACCAGCTGCTGAGGCCTTGAAAGGAGTAAAAATGGAATTGATTGATGCAGCTTTTCCTCTTCTCAAAG ATGTTGTTGCTACCACGGATGTTGTTGAAGCTTGTAAAGGCGTCAATGTTGCTGTTATGGTTGGTGGATTTCCACGAAAAGAAGGGATGGAAAGAAAGGACGTAATGTCGAAAAATGTTTCAATTTACAAGGCACAAGCCTCTGCCTTGGAGCAGCATGCTGCCCCTGATTGCAAG GTTTTGGTTGTTGCTAATCCAGCCAACACCAATGCActtattttgaaagaatttgcCCCTTCCTTTCCTGCGAAAAACATCACTTGCCTAACAAGGCTTGACCACAACAGAGCTTTAGGTCAGGTTTCGGAGAGACTAAACGTTCACGTTGGTGATGTAAAGAATGTGACAATATGGGGAAATCACTCTTCAACTCAGTATCCAGATGTTAATCATGCAACGGTGAAAACCGCTGCTGGAGAAAAGCCTGTCAGGGAACTTGTTGCTGATGATCAATG GTTGAACACGGAATTCATCACCACAGTGCAACAGCGAGGAGCCGCCATCATAAAAGCTCGAAAGCTATCAAGTGCATTGTCTGCTGCTAGCTCAGCTTGTGATCATATACGTGATTGGGTTCTGGGCACTCCAAAG GGGACATGGGTGTCAATGGGGGTCTATTCTGATGGATCTTATGGAGTCCCAGGTGGCTTAATTTACTCTTTCCCTGTTACTTGTGAGAAAGGAGAATGGTCAATTGTGCACG GTCTAAAGATAAACGAGTTTTCAAGGGCCAAGATAGATGCAACCGCGAAGGAGTTGGTTGAGGAAAAATCCTTGGCGTATTCATGCCTAAACTGA
- the LOC129886722 gene encoding squamosa promoter-binding-like protein 8 — protein sequence MLHYEWENQSTFMFPGDQTNQENDQNNNQFLEPQVYFSHITNYQHHHQYHEQQQIQNPQFPQFQATPNNTNLISSIYDPRAYGVSYTQTHETSMLSLQPTGSAGGFMVVPKSEPQFGGGIHDFSSTSSRIGLNLGGRTYFASSSEDDFVNRLYRRTRTVEAGSVNSPKCQAEGCNADLTHAKHYHRRHKVCEFHSKASTVIAAGLTQRFCQQCSRFHVLSEFDNGKRSCRKRLADHNRRRRKNMQQENNKQQPQPSKSPGESGAPSSTVTVAISPPRISMDSFRQRTYHGQQAAITTNSSPNFFSNG from the exons atgttGCACTATGAATGGGAAAATCAATCTACTTTCATGTTTCCCGGCGATCAAACTAACCaggaaaatgaccaaaataacaATCAATTTTTGGAGCCTCAAGTCTATTTTTCACATATAACAAATTACCAACACCATCACCAATACCATGAACAACAACAAATCCAAAATCCGCAATTTCCCCAATTTCAAGCAACTCCAAATAACACTAATTTAATCAGCTCCATATACGATCCACGCGCTTATGGCGTTTCGTACACGCAAACACACGAAACATCCATGCTTTCTCTACAACCAACTGGTTCGGCCGGTGGATTTATGGTAGTGCCGAAGAGTGAACCGCAATTTGGAGGCGGAATTCATGATTTTTCAAGTACCAGTAGTAGGATTGGGTTGAATTTGGGCGGGCGAACATATTTTGCTTCGTCATCAGAAGATGATTTTGTGAACCGGCTTTACCGGCGGACTCGAACGGTTGAAGCCGGTTCAGTCAACTCGCCCAAGTGTCAAGCTGAGGGATGCAATGCCGATCTCACTCATGCAAAGCACTACCACCGACGGCACAAAGTGTGTGAGTTTCACTCCAAAGCCTCCACCGTCATCGCCGCCGGTTTGACTCAGCGGTTCTGCCAACAATGCAGCAG GTTCCATGTTCTGTCGGAATTTGATAACGGGAAAAGAAGTTGCCGGAAACGGTTGGCAGATCACAACCGGAGAAGAAGGAAGAATATGCAACAAGAAAATAACAAGCAGCAGCCTCAACCTTCAA AGTCTCCAGGTGAATCAGGAGCACCTTCATCAACAGTGACAGTGGCTATATCACCACCAAGAATTTCAATGGATTCTTTTAGGCAAAGAACATACCATGGCCAGCAAGCTGCAATAACAACTAATTCCTCACCAAACTTCTTCTCCAATGGgtga
- the LOC129884785 gene encoding malate dehydrogenase, cytoplasmic-like isoform X2 — MARQPTRVLVTGAAGQIGYALVPMIARGAMLGLDQPVIIHMLDIEPAAEALKGVKMELIDAAFPLLKDVVATTDVVEACKGVNVAVMVGGFPRKEGMERKDVMSKNVSIYKAQASALEQHAAPDCKVLVVANPANTNALILKEFAPSFPAKNITCLTRLDHNRALGQVSERLNVHVGDVKNVTIWGNHSSTQYPDVNHATVKTAAGEKPVRELVADDQWLNTEFITTVQQRGAAIIKARKLSSALSAASSACDHIRDWVLGTPKGTWVSMGVYSDGSYGVPGGLIYSFPVTCEKGEWSIVHGLKINEFSRAKIDATAKELVEEKSLAYSCLN; from the exons ATGGCAAGACAACCCACTAGAGTTCTTGTCACTGGAGCTGCtg GTCAAATTGGATATGCTCTTGTTCCAATGATCGCTAGAGGAGCCATGTTAGGCCTTGATCAACCTGTTATCATACACATGCTTGATATTGAACCAGCTGCTGAGGCCTTGAAAGGAGTAAAAATGGAATTGATTGATGCAGCTTTTCCTCTTCTCAAAG ATGTTGTTGCTACCACGGATGTTGTTGAAGCTTGTAAAGGCGTCAATGTTGCTGTTATGGTTGGTGGATTTCCACGAAAAGAAGGGATGGAAAGAAAGGACGTAATGTCGAAAAATGTTTCAATTTACAAGGCACAAGCCTCTGCCTTGGAGCAGCATGCTGCCCCTGATTGCAAG GTTTTGGTTGTTGCTAATCCAGCCAACACCAATGCActtattttgaaagaatttgcCCCTTCCTTTCCTGCGAAAAACATCACTTGCCTAACAAGGCTTGACCACAACAGAGCTTTAGGTCAGGTTTCGGAGAGACTAAACGTTCACGTTGGTGATGTAAAGAATGTGACAATATGGGGAAATCACTCTTCAACTCAGTATCCAGATGTTAATCATGCAACGGTGAAAACCGCTGCTGGAGAAAAGCCTGTCAGGGAACTTGTTGCTGATGATCAATG GTTGAACACGGAATTCATCACCACAGTGCAACAGCGAGGAGCCGCCATCATAAAAGCTCGAAAGCTATCAAGTGCATTGTCTGCTGCTAGCTCAGCTTGTGATCATATACGTGATTGGGTTCTGGGCACTCCAAAG GGGACATGGGTGTCAATGGGGGTCTATTCTGATGGATCTTATGGAGTCCCAGGTGGCTTAATTTACTCTTTCCCTGTTACTTGTGAGAAAGGAGAATGGTCAATTGTGCACG GTCTAAAGATAAACGAGTTTTCAAGGGCCAAGATAGATGCAACCGCGAAGGAGTTGGTTGAGGAAAAATCCTTGGCGTATTCATGCCTAAACTGA
- the LOC129886723 gene encoding uncharacterized protein LOC129886723 isoform X1, translated as MDDSMKQLQEKLIEVEIEGESLLLARQQLVENDRVRNGNREALTALRRRAKTTKTSVLTPFESIMKDVESRPLVKEVCPTCGNHDSKEKTWVMFPGTDVFANIPFHAAHTILEKDQTLLDYKAKKLQSIVKEKSLWISDQGVLADRISPGVLRSMVTLSDKPKDCAE; from the exons ATGGACGACTCAATGAAGCAATTACAAGAAAAGCTTATTGAGGTTGAAATTGAAGGTGAAAGTCTTTTATTAGCTCGGCAACAG TTAGTTGAAAATGATAGAGTGAGGAATGGGAACAGGGAAGCATTAACTGCATTGAGGAGGAGGGCTAAGACGACAAAAACTAGCGTTCTTACACCTTTTGAGTCAATAATGAAGGATGTTGAATCAAGACCGTTGGTGAAAGAGGTTTGTCCAACGTGTGGTAATCATGATTCAAAGGAGAAGACTTGGGTCATGTTCCCGGGAACTGATGTATTTGCCAATATTCCTTTCCATGCTGCTCATACCATTCTGGAGAAAG ATCAAACTCTACTCGATTACAAAGCTAAGAAACTTCAGAGCATTGTAAAGGAGAAGTCTTTGTGGATATCAGATCAAGGAGTTCTTGCAGATAGGATTAGTCCTGGTGTCCTCAGATCTATGGTGACCCTAAGTGACAAACCAAAA GACTGTGCAGAATGA